The genome window GATGATTGCCATCACCCTGTTGTCCATGTGGGTGCGACTTGCAGGCTTTTCCAGGTCGGTGTTCATACTTGATGCCCTGCTCACCTTTGTGCTGACAGGGGGCATGCGCGTGGCCATCAGGACCATGTTCCTGCATATGGGACATTTCAGCACCGCCACTCTGCTGTCACCGCGCATCTATCGTAAACGGCGGTCCAGGCTGCGCAGGGTGCTCATTGTGGGGGCTGGAGATGCCGGAGAGAAAACCCTTCGGGAGATCATTGACACCCCTGAAATAGCCTATGAAGTGGTGGGCTTTCTGGACGACCGCAAGGACAAGCATAACCGCAGCCTGCATGGGGTGCCTGTGCTGGGTCCGGTTCATTTGCTCCGTCAGGTGGTCCGCACCAGGCAGGTGGAAGAGGTGCTCATTGCCATTCCCTCGGCCAGAGGGACGCAAATGCGCCAGATTATCGATGCCTGCAAGGCATCCGGTCTGACCTACCGAACCCTGCCCCGGTTGGGGGATCTCATCAACGGACAGGTTACCATCCAGCAGTTCCGTGAGGTCAGGTACGAGGATCTCCTGGGACGCGATCCCATCCGCATCCACAATGAATCCATTTCCTCCTGCCTGACAAACAAGGTGGTCCTGATCACGGGCGCAGGCGGGTCCATTGGTTCGGAACTGGTGCGGCAGATCATCCGGTTTGATCCCGGCCTGGTCATCCTTGTCGAACGAAGCGAGGCCGGACTCTATGCCATGGAAATGGAACTGGTGCACAGGCACGCATTTTCCAACTATGTGACGGTTCTTGGCCGGGTTCAGGATAAGGTGCTCATGGATCGGGTCATGGCTCGCTACCAACCCCAAGTGGTCTTTCACGCGGCCGCCTACAAACACGTGCCCTTGGTTGAATGCAACCCCTGGGAGGCTGTTTTCAACAACGTTCTGGGCTCCCAGGTGACCATGGACGCGGCAGAAAAACACGGGGTGGAACGCTTTGTCATTGTGTCCACAGACAAGGCAGTGCGTCCCACCAATGTCATGGGAACCACCAAACGGATCACCGAGCTGCTCATGCAGTCCCGGCCCATAACCTCCACCCGGTTCATGGCGGTGCGTTTTGGCAATGTGGTGGGATCATCAGGTTCGGTCATCCCCCTGTTCAAAAAGCAGATCCGAAACGGCGGCCCTGTCACCGTGACCCACCCAGAGATGACCCGGTATTTCATGACCATTCCCGAGGCGTGTCAGCTCATTCTCCAGGCTGCCACCATGGGCTGGGGCGGGGAAATCTTCATCCTCAAGATGGGCACACCCGTGAAAATCGCGGACATGGCCCGGGACCTGATCCGCCTCTCGGGCAAGGAGCCTGATGTTGACATCGAGATCCGGTATACAGGGGTTCGTCCTGGCGAAAAATTGTACGAAGAGCTCATCACCCATGGCGAAGGCGTGGTAAAGACCGATCACAGCGATATCATGGTCCTTCGCCCTGAAGACGATGGCGAAGTGCTCTCCCCGGACTACCGGCCACGCTTGGAACGCCAATTGGCCGAGCTGCTTGAAATCGCCCTGGAGTATGACAGTAGCAAACTCAAACGCCAGCTCCACGCCATGGTCCC of Desulfoplanes formicivorans contains these proteins:
- a CDS encoding nucleoside-diphosphate sugar epimerase/dehydratase; this translates as MFQQFKNLHFYMVLATDILLFAASLFLAMLLRFNFQLEPQYLRQILTLLSVLLPVKTVIFFVFGLYRGMWRYTDLRDSWQLFKAVILSQMIAITLLSMWVRLAGFSRSVFILDALLTFVLTGGMRVAIRTMFLHMGHFSTATLLSPRIYRKRRSRLRRVLIVGAGDAGEKTLREIIDTPEIAYEVVGFLDDRKDKHNRSLHGVPVLGPVHLLRQVVRTRQVEEVLIAIPSARGTQMRQIIDACKASGLTYRTLPRLGDLINGQVTIQQFREVRYEDLLGRDPIRIHNESISSCLTNKVVLITGAGGSIGSELVRQIIRFDPGLVILVERSEAGLYAMEMELVHRHAFSNYVTVLGRVQDKVLMDRVMARYQPQVVFHAAAYKHVPLVECNPWEAVFNNVLGSQVTMDAAEKHGVERFVIVSTDKAVRPTNVMGTTKRITELLMQSRPITSTRFMAVRFGNVVGSSGSVIPLFKKQIRNGGPVTVTHPEMTRYFMTIPEACQLILQAATMGWGGEIFILKMGTPVKIADMARDLIRLSGKEPDVDIEIRYTGVRPGEKLYEELITHGEGVVKTDHSDIMVLRPEDDGEVLSPDYRPRLERQLAELLEIALEYDSSKLKRQLHAMVPEYTPQPAPCVLDDLPPNARPDALPDAPMGKRQMVATAPAATSKKQ